One window from the genome of Actinoplanes teichomyceticus ATCC 31121 encodes:
- a CDS encoding LysR family transcriptional regulator yields the protein MNLELRHLKVVCAIAETGSVTKAASQLGLAQPALTAQLQRIERTLGGPLFDRDRRGARPTALGELVLSRARVLLPAMKGLQDEAARLAAGGSSTLTRYRMGAIGGPVFAHLLHRLSAVQPEAQISTYASYYVDELATMVLGGKLDFAQVGVCGDALPSADYGLVWDTIAVDAVCVLMREDHPQAKGAEVDLAELASEQWSAAAGDGCFETCFAAACARAGFAPRRVLETDARACIDMVELGVAIGLCQPTFRPPAGLTTRPLKGAPLRWRLILGWHPESPAARTAPKLLELAREAYQDVIARNEGYMEWMREQAAA from the coding sequence ATGAACCTGGAGCTGCGGCATCTGAAGGTGGTCTGCGCCATCGCGGAGACCGGCAGCGTCACCAAGGCCGCGTCACAACTCGGCCTGGCCCAACCGGCACTCACCGCCCAGTTGCAGCGGATCGAGCGCACGCTCGGCGGTCCGCTGTTCGACCGCGACCGGCGCGGCGCCCGCCCGACCGCGCTCGGCGAACTGGTGCTGTCCCGGGCCCGGGTGCTGCTGCCGGCGATGAAGGGGCTGCAGGACGAGGCCGCCCGGCTGGCGGCCGGCGGCAGTTCCACGCTGACGCGGTACCGCATGGGCGCCATCGGCGGCCCGGTCTTCGCCCACCTGCTGCACCGGCTCTCCGCCGTGCAGCCGGAGGCGCAGATCTCCACCTACGCGTCGTACTACGTCGACGAGCTGGCCACCATGGTGCTGGGCGGCAAGCTGGACTTCGCGCAGGTCGGGGTCTGCGGTGACGCCCTGCCCTCGGCGGACTACGGTCTGGTCTGGGACACCATCGCGGTCGACGCGGTGTGCGTGCTGATGCGCGAGGACCACCCGCAGGCCAAGGGCGCCGAGGTGGACCTCGCCGAGCTGGCCTCCGAGCAGTGGTCCGCGGCGGCCGGCGACGGCTGCTTCGAGACCTGCTTCGCGGCGGCCTGTGCCCGGGCCGGCTTCGCCCCGCGCCGGGTGCTGGAGACCGACGCGCGCGCCTGCATCGACATGGTGGAGCTGGGCGTGGCGATCGGGCTGTGCCAGCCGACGTTCCGGCCGCCGGCGGGCCTGACCACCCGGCCGCTCAAGGGCGCGCCGCTGCGGTGGCGGCTGATCCTGGGCTGGCACCCGGAGTCGCCGGCCGCCCGGACCGCGCCGAAACTGCTGGAGCTGGCGCGGGAGGCGTACCAGGACGTGATCGCCCGCAACGAGGGCTACATGGAGTGGATGCGCGAGCAGGCCGCGGCGTAG
- a CDS encoding FtsK/SpoIIIE domain-containing protein codes for MAESTKQQVMEIRAALSHALGTAENALESARHEEGVAAARWERVNAAAESRRRKLAAARDERLRSIQEWHDTELAALAGAAAGAADRAAPGAAGEPWPSWEATPLPKAAELRIGRLLLPAPPGRPAPPGDQPGRPWQWDEQSPPPDPETPEVPALVQLLDHGHVVVHGDRALGDDVVAGLLLRALGTSTPGTVQVIGHDPEHLGGGLAGFAPLAPVRVLTLVAPNGLGALLDDLVAHVRRINETVLAGEYSSLRELHAATNRRPEPWRVAVLLGAGELNRHERTQLDRLLRTGAACGVHLIVHGPAVDPAPGIEVVTAAPGDGARIGSAGDLPVRLDPGPPQQTLTATCRQIAEAVAAGPAPVALDSLLPRPDEEWRESSATGLTAPLGDSPRGTRVKVTLSDYPPHALIAGPSGTGKTNFIYAWLGSLAARYSPAELAFYLLDFKEGVSFARFAPGRRDQSWLPHVRLVGVNVNTDREFGLALLRFLGGELRRRADAAKQHEVTNLAELRAEDPGGHWPRIVAVVDEFQVLLAGRDAVTTEAVDLLEDLARRGRSQGIHLVLASQDVSGIEALWGRPALVAQFSLRIALPRARRVLAEQNTAAESLPRYHAVVNSDSGATEANQIVRVPSAGDREQWSSFQHRLWRRLPKDSLPPRLFDGDARPRLADSPDFRALTPDDSSAPVALLGETIDVMSRSARTVLRRAPGRNLAVLGTRVEEACAVLATAGLSLAAQFARDGARFSIACFDPDARAAAEALHARIPDCGWYDSSNVDWLLEDAAAESTAAWPADRPHFILLYAADALPGGRTAGDQLRTVLRQGPERRLHVLGWWRGAGLLRDTLGGQGSRTDPIGAWVALDVHGSELAPYYPGAGAPNWYPRPWRALHFDRSVHRGAEVIIPYGAS; via the coding sequence ATGGCTGAATCCACCAAACAGCAGGTCATGGAGATCCGGGCCGCGCTGTCCCACGCGCTGGGCACCGCGGAGAACGCTCTCGAGAGCGCCCGGCACGAGGAGGGCGTCGCGGCCGCCCGGTGGGAGCGGGTCAACGCGGCCGCCGAGAGCCGGCGGCGAAAGCTCGCCGCGGCCCGCGACGAGCGGTTGCGTTCCATCCAGGAGTGGCACGACACCGAGCTGGCCGCGCTCGCCGGCGCGGCGGCCGGGGCAGCCGACCGGGCCGCGCCCGGAGCGGCCGGTGAGCCGTGGCCGTCCTGGGAGGCGACCCCGCTGCCGAAAGCCGCGGAGCTGCGGATCGGGCGGCTGCTGCTGCCGGCCCCGCCCGGCCGGCCGGCCCCGCCCGGCGACCAGCCCGGTCGGCCGTGGCAGTGGGACGAGCAGTCCCCGCCGCCGGACCCGGAGACCCCCGAGGTGCCGGCCCTGGTGCAGCTGCTCGACCACGGGCACGTCGTGGTCCACGGCGACCGCGCCCTCGGCGACGACGTGGTGGCCGGGCTGCTGCTGCGCGCCCTCGGGACCAGCACGCCGGGCACGGTGCAGGTGATCGGCCACGACCCGGAGCACCTCGGCGGCGGGCTGGCCGGGTTCGCCCCGCTCGCCCCGGTGCGGGTGCTCACCCTGGTCGCCCCGAACGGGCTGGGCGCGCTGCTCGACGACCTGGTCGCGCACGTCCGGCGGATCAACGAGACGGTGCTGGCCGGGGAGTACTCCTCGCTGCGGGAGCTGCACGCGGCGACCAACCGGCGGCCCGAGCCGTGGCGGGTCGCGGTGCTGCTCGGCGCCGGCGAGCTGAACCGGCACGAGCGCACCCAGCTGGACCGGCTGCTGCGTACCGGGGCGGCCTGCGGGGTGCACCTGATCGTGCACGGGCCGGCCGTCGACCCGGCGCCCGGCATCGAGGTGGTCACCGCGGCCCCCGGCGACGGCGCGCGGATCGGCAGCGCCGGCGACCTGCCCGTACGTCTGGATCCGGGACCGCCGCAGCAGACGCTGACCGCGACCTGCCGGCAGATCGCCGAGGCGGTCGCCGCCGGCCCCGCGCCGGTGGCGCTGGACAGCCTGCTGCCCCGGCCCGACGAGGAGTGGCGGGAGAGCTCGGCGACCGGGCTGACCGCGCCGCTGGGTGACAGCCCGCGCGGCACCCGGGTCAAGGTGACGCTGAGCGACTATCCGCCGCACGCGCTGATCGCCGGGCCGTCCGGCACCGGCAAGACCAACTTCATCTACGCCTGGCTGGGCTCGCTCGCCGCCCGCTACTCCCCCGCCGAGCTGGCCTTCTACCTTCTCGACTTCAAGGAGGGGGTGTCCTTCGCCCGGTTCGCGCCGGGCCGGCGCGACCAGAGCTGGCTGCCGCACGTACGCCTGGTCGGGGTGAACGTCAACACCGACCGTGAGTTCGGTCTGGCCCTGCTCCGGTTCCTCGGCGGCGAGCTGCGCCGCCGGGCCGACGCGGCCAAGCAGCACGAGGTGACCAACCTGGCCGAGCTGCGCGCCGAGGATCCGGGTGGGCACTGGCCGCGGATCGTCGCCGTGGTGGACGAGTTCCAGGTGCTGCTGGCCGGCCGGGACGCGGTCACCACCGAGGCTGTCGACCTGCTCGAGGACCTCGCCCGGCGGGGCCGCTCGCAGGGCATCCACCTGGTCCTGGCCAGTCAGGACGTCTCCGGCATCGAGGCGCTGTGGGGCCGCCCGGCGCTGGTCGCCCAGTTCTCGCTGCGGATCGCCCTGCCCCGGGCCCGCCGGGTGCTCGCCGAGCAGAACACCGCCGCCGAGTCGCTGCCCCGCTACCACGCCGTGGTGAACTCGGACTCCGGGGCGACCGAGGCCAATCAGATCGTCCGGGTGCCGTCGGCCGGCGACCGGGAGCAGTGGAGCTCGTTCCAGCACCGGCTGTGGCGGCGCCTGCCGAAGGACTCGCTGCCGCCCCGGCTGTTCGACGGCGACGCGCGCCCGCGCCTGGCCGACAGCCCCGATTTCCGGGCGCTGACGCCGGACGACTCGAGCGCGCCGGTGGCCCTGCTCGGCGAGACGATCGACGTGATGTCCCGCTCGGCGCGGACCGTGCTGCGCCGCGCGCCCGGCCGCAACCTGGCCGTGCTGGGCACCCGGGTGGAGGAGGCGTGCGCGGTGCTGGCCACCGCCGGCCTGTCGCTGGCCGCGCAGTTCGCCCGGGACGGGGCACGCTTCTCGATCGCCTGTTTCGACCCGGACGCGCGGGCCGCCGCCGAGGCGCTGCACGCCCGTATCCCGGACTGCGGCTGGTACGACTCGTCGAATGTCGACTGGCTGCTGGAGGACGCCGCCGCCGAGTCGACCGCGGCGTGGCCGGCCGACCGCCCGCACTTCATCCTGCTCTACGCGGCGGACGCGCTGCCCGGCGGCCGGACCGCGGGCGATCAGCTGCGGACGGTGCTGCGGCAGGGCCCGGAACGCCGGCTGCACGTGCTCGGCTGGTGGCGCGGAGCCGGGCTGCTGCGGGACACGCTCGGCGGGCAGGGGTCGCGGACCGACCCGATCGGCGCGTGGGTGGCGCTCGACGTGCACGGCAGCGAGCTGGCGCCGTACTACCCGGGCGCCGGGGCGCCGAACTGGTACCCGCGGCCCTGGCGGGCGCTGCACTTCGACCGGTCGGTGCATCGCGGCGCCGAGGTGATCATTCCGTACGGTGCCTCATGA
- a CDS encoding ATP-dependent Clp protease ATP-binding subunit, with translation MGPGGPGQWDDLFARFFGAAEPRRAAQRIDIARYMSNDARQVLADAARRAADLGSGDGGLADLDTDHLLWAVLQQEPMKQTVRRAGADPQALLSELDARLGDDSSRIAAANRRAEMGAAGRDRPEQVALTPAAKRALLDSLQISRAVGASYIGPEHILMALGLNTDSVAGRLLAGRLDPRAIPNQEAPAGPAGGGQGGSRGGGRSGAATPTLEQFGVDLTEVARRGEIDPVIGRADEIEQAVEILSRRTKNNPVLIGEAGVGKTAIVEGLAQRIVDGDVPLTLQDKRVVQLDLAGLVAGTRYRGDFEERLRKIIEEIQSSGDGLIVFLDEIHTLVGAGGGGGEGGGMDAGNMLKPALARGQLRVIGATTLDEYRKHIEKDAALARRFQPVLVGEPSVEDAVAILRGLRDNYEAHHQVRITDEALDAAAVLSDRYITDRFLPDKAIDLIDQAGARVRLRTKMPDADLRERERQLEQLSRDRDQAVAAENYEVASQLRDRINELKALIAGAGAGGDGVPQVTDADVAEVVSRATGIPVAQLTEAERDRLLRLEQHLHEHVIGQDDAVTAVAEAVRRSRAGLGDPDRPVGSFLFLGPTGVGKTELARSLAEALFGDSDRMIRLDMSEFQERHTVSRLVGAPPGYVGYDEAGQLTEAVRRRPYSVVLLDEIEKAHPDVFNILLQVLDDGRLTDSQGRTVSFKNTVLIMTSNLGSDLISGTTRSVGFGGADTGRSPDDELRDRLDRRLKEQLRPEFINRIDEIIIFRQLETDQLRQITEMLLESTRRRLQAQDVRLEMTTAAVDWLAERGYQPEFGARPLRRTIQRELDNRLSKMLLGADLAPGHTVRVDARDGELSFDITSSPQPLHSN, from the coding sequence TTGGGGCCGGGTGGGCCCGGTCAGTGGGACGACCTGTTCGCGCGCTTCTTCGGTGCGGCGGAGCCGCGCCGCGCGGCGCAGCGGATCGACATCGCGCGTTACATGAGCAACGACGCCCGGCAGGTGCTGGCCGACGCCGCCCGGCGTGCCGCCGACCTCGGCTCGGGTGACGGAGGGCTGGCCGATCTCGACACCGATCACCTGCTCTGGGCGGTGTTGCAGCAGGAACCGATGAAGCAGACCGTGCGGCGGGCCGGCGCCGACCCCCAGGCCCTGCTCAGCGAGCTGGACGCCCGGCTGGGCGACGACTCCTCGCGGATCGCCGCGGCCAACCGGCGCGCCGAGATGGGCGCCGCCGGCCGGGACCGGCCGGAGCAGGTCGCGCTGACCCCGGCCGCCAAGCGGGCGCTGCTGGACAGCTTGCAGATCTCCCGCGCGGTGGGCGCCTCCTACATCGGGCCGGAACACATCCTGATGGCGCTCGGCCTGAACACCGACTCGGTGGCCGGGCGGCTGCTGGCCGGCCGGCTCGACCCGCGCGCCATCCCGAACCAGGAGGCCCCGGCCGGTCCGGCCGGCGGTGGGCAGGGCGGGTCCCGCGGTGGCGGGCGCAGCGGCGCGGCCACGCCGACGCTGGAGCAGTTCGGCGTGGACCTGACCGAGGTGGCCCGGCGCGGCGAGATCGACCCGGTGATCGGCCGGGCCGACGAGATCGAGCAGGCCGTGGAGATCCTGTCCCGGCGCACCAAGAACAACCCGGTGCTGATCGGTGAGGCCGGCGTCGGCAAGACCGCGATCGTGGAGGGCCTGGCGCAGCGCATCGTGGACGGCGACGTGCCGCTCACCCTGCAGGACAAGCGGGTGGTCCAGCTGGATCTGGCCGGTCTGGTGGCCGGCACCCGGTACCGCGGCGACTTCGAGGAGCGCCTCCGCAAGATCATCGAGGAGATCCAGTCGTCCGGGGACGGGCTGATCGTGTTCCTCGACGAGATCCACACCCTGGTCGGCGCCGGCGGCGGCGGTGGCGAGGGCGGCGGGATGGACGCCGGCAACATGCTCAAGCCGGCTCTGGCCCGCGGCCAGCTGCGGGTGATCGGCGCGACCACCCTCGACGAGTACCGCAAGCACATCGAGAAGGACGCGGCGCTGGCCCGGCGCTTCCAGCCGGTGCTGGTCGGCGAGCCGTCGGTGGAGGACGCCGTGGCGATCCTGCGCGGGCTGCGGGACAACTACGAGGCGCACCACCAGGTACGGATCACCGATGAGGCGCTGGACGCCGCGGCGGTGCTGTCCGACCGCTACATCACCGACCGGTTCCTGCCGGACAAGGCGATCGACCTGATCGACCAGGCCGGCGCCCGGGTGCGGCTGCGCACCAAGATGCCCGACGCCGACCTGCGCGAGCGGGAACGGCAGCTGGAGCAGCTGTCCCGGGACCGCGACCAGGCCGTGGCCGCGGAGAACTACGAGGTCGCCTCCCAGCTGCGGGACCGGATCAACGAGCTGAAGGCGCTGATCGCCGGGGCCGGCGCCGGCGGCGACGGGGTGCCACAGGTCACCGACGCGGACGTGGCCGAGGTGGTCTCCCGGGCCACCGGCATCCCGGTGGCGCAGCTGACCGAGGCCGAGCGGGATCGCCTGCTCCGGCTCGAACAGCACCTGCACGAGCACGTGATCGGCCAGGACGATGCGGTGACCGCGGTCGCCGAGGCGGTCCGCCGGTCGCGGGCCGGGCTGGGCGACCCGGACCGGCCGGTCGGCAGCTTCCTGTTCCTCGGCCCGACCGGGGTCGGCAAGACCGAGCTGGCCCGCTCGCTGGCCGAGGCGCTGTTCGGCGACTCGGACCGGATGATCCGGCTGGACATGAGCGAGTTCCAGGAGCGGCACACGGTGTCCCGGCTGGTCGGCGCCCCGCCCGGCTACGTCGGCTACGACGAGGCCGGCCAGCTGACCGAGGCGGTGCGGCGGCGGCCGTACAGCGTGGTGCTGCTGGACGAGATCGAGAAGGCGCACCCGGACGTGTTCAACATCCTGCTGCAGGTGCTCGACGACGGCCGGCTGACCGACAGCCAGGGTCGTACGGTGAGCTTCAAGAACACCGTCCTGATCATGACCAGCAACCTGGGGTCGGACCTGATCAGCGGCACCACCCGCAGCGTCGGGTTCGGTGGCGCCGACACCGGCCGCTCGCCCGACGACGAGCTGCGCGACCGGCTCGACCGCAGGCTCAAGGAGCAGCTGCGGCCGGAGTTCATCAACCGGATCGACGAGATCATCATCTTCCGGCAGCTGGAGACCGACCAGCTCCGGCAGATCACCGAGATGCTGCTGGAGTCCACCCGGCGCCGGCTGCAGGCCCAGGACGTACGGCTGGAGATGACCACGGCGGCGGTGGACTGGCTGGCCGAGCGCGGTTACCAGCCCGAGTTCGGGGCCCGGCCGCTGCGCCGGACCATCCAGCGGGAGCTGGACAACCGGCTGTCGAAGATGCTGCTCGGCGCGGACCTGGCGCCCGGGCACACGGTCCGGGTGGACGCCCGTGACGGGGAGCTGAGCTTCGACATCACGTCCAGCCCGCAGCCGCTGCACTCGAACTGA